Sequence from the Candidatus Pantoea soli genome:
GTCCTGAGCCTGCTGGATGTGCTGACTGAGGTACAGGAGCAGCAACTGGCCTTTGTACCACTGAAAAACAGCGTGATGCGACCGCTGACGCTCGCCCTGTGTACGGCGCCGTCACGGCAGCTGTCACGGGCGGCGCAGCGGGTTATTCAGCGCATGACGGCAGTGATTGAAAGCATGAACACCGGCATCGTCTAGCGTTTTTCACCCGCAACCGGTTTACACCGCAGCGTAATCGCCGGTGCCATCTGGCCATGGCGTAAGCAGGTCAAAGCCGGTATCAGTCACGGCGACGGTGTGCTCCCATTGTGCCGACAGAGAACGATCGCGCGTCACCACTGTCCAGCCATCGGACAGCACGCTGGTGCCGGCCTTACCGGCATTGATCATCGGCTCAATGGTAAAGATCATTCCGGCCTGCAGCGCCAGCCCTTTACCGGCCGTGCCATAATGCAGAATCTGTGGCTCGCCGTGGTAAATTTCGCCCACGCCATGCCCGCAATATTCACGCACCACCGAAAAGCCGGCTTTCTCCGCCACCTTCTGAATCGCCGCGCCGATGTCTCCCAGCGTGGCGCCCGGTTTGACAACATGGATGCCGGCCAGCATGGCATCGTATGTCACTTCCACCAGCCGTTTTGCCCGCACCGACGGCTGGCCGACAAAGTACATGCGGCTGGTATCGCCGTACCAGCCATCTTTGATAACTGCCACGTCAATATTGACGATATCGCCGTCTTTGAGGATTTTTTCCCCCGGAATACCGTGACACACCACGTGATTGACCGAGGTGCAGACCGTGCGCGTGTAGCCGTGGTAGCCAATATTCGCCGGGGTGACGTTGAGTTCGTCAACAATATAGTCATGGCAGCGGCGATCAAGCTCATCCGTGGTGACACCCGGTTTGACATAAGGCGCGATCATCGCCAGTACCCGGGCCGCAGCCTGGCCCGCGGCGCGCGCCAGTTCAATCTCTTCAGCGGTATGCAGTTTAATAGTCATTGCGCAATTCCCTGCGGAGTAAAAACAGAATGGTCAAGCAGCTGCGCCAGCTCAGCGCCGCCGTCGCGTTCAACGCGCATTAGCAGGCGCGTCAGCTGCTGGTGATTCAGGTCAGGATAGATTTCAGCCAGCATACCGATTTTCATCCAGTGTTCCGCCTGCGCATTCACAGAACGGCTGAGCGCGTTGCTGGCCAGACGCAGATTCTCATGCATCAAATCAGAAATTTTCACGATACCCATACGGCAGCCTTTATATGAAACGTATATGTTTTGTATATAGGTTACGCCGCAAAGAGCTGACAGGCAACAAAAGATGCAGGTGAAATCGCGGACGGGAAGGCACTGCAGAAAAAAAGCCCGCAGTGCGGGCTTTTCAGGTCGGAATTAATGCGGGATCTCAGACACTT
This genomic interval carries:
- the map gene encoding type I methionyl aminopeptidase, with protein sequence MTIKLHTAEEIELARAAGQAAARVLAMIAPYVKPGVTTDELDRRCHDYIVDELNVTPANIGYHGYTRTVCTSVNHVVCHGIPGEKILKDGDIVNIDVAVIKDGWYGDTSRMYFVGQPSVRAKRLVEVTYDAMLAGIHVVKPGATLGDIGAAIQKVAEKAGFSVVREYCGHGVGEIYHGEPQILHYGTAGKGLALQAGMIFTIEPMINAGKAGTSVLSDGWTVVTRDRSLSAQWEHTVAVTDTGFDLLTPWPDGTGDYAAV
- a CDS encoding ParD-like family protein encodes the protein MGIVKISDLMHENLRLASNALSRSVNAQAEHWMKIGMLAEIYPDLNHQQLTRLLMRVERDGGAELAQLLDHSVFTPQGIAQ